The Borreliella andersonii genome has a segment encoding these proteins:
- the recB gene encoding exodeoxyribonuclease V subunit beta, giving the protein MDKILEKIKNNTEILIEASAGTGKTHILENVVINLIKTKLYFINEILVLTFTKKATEEMHTRILKVIEHAYSNSKTNEILKEAYEQSKKLFISTINKFALHALNNFQIETENYSKYKPKEKFSKEIDEIVYDFLRKSDSLLQTLDIKDYELKVFKSDAKKTEEIVLKIKKAYERDTTKELGDWLKTQRAFESILLKKEELIKDYNKIIEDLDEMTKDEILSFYNKHIQTAKLEIKYSKENDIFKITETLLKNKFFSTLVEKETKKNSKLSSKELKIKNDLIRLGINIKHEKYKSEDNRNKNRNNLKQYVLLKVEYKILKYIEKELEKTIKSTNTIDQNYIISNLKNHLKSKDKKLLNAIKNRYKIILIDEAQDLSLIQIEIFKILKTAGIKLIFIADPKQIIYSFRKADISFYNKEIKNKINTDARIVLKINHRSSRKLIRPLNKIFNNIYNNAIADEIEKIEFTNSVPNQKNDNNKIVINGQELEGINIITTNTETEEDIYQKTALTIKYLLAYGKIAENNKIRNIKMQDIKVLCRGKNEINLIDKALKKEQIQTSKTQEQFLKTKEFNEIFYIIKCLDRKQSFNPLNYILSSKILNVPWNLQRILIKQDKINLIEEFIENIIALLEKNEITLLNAINKIALEKNLWIKIANITKDQKIIEWAKNKINYKGLLIKEGKLENLKTYETTLDIISKIYHKEQNIQSLISTLESLIINEEPEEIEEKTSNINNDNESIELITIHKSKGLGMNIVFLINTTPIENSNFFSKKNQFYKFYQDGKIEYDFFKLEENKKHARLKILSEEKNIFYVGATRAKFALFITKINSITSKLLEIAKIFTIDDIKHDFNIYEFIGQKRSNKKKDNTNVNTKLIPPKPIVKNMFKKEYTSSFSSLTAQAHHKAFYEDYDFKNIDYKKEPELDYEPGLEETLPKGKDSGNILHAAMEEIIFSTAKDTFDNFKKINIEIIEKQIQKINSSLNTIEIQNSLTKMIYNILTYNIKAINSRLCDIEELQKEMEFLIKINPEFQKQKYLFDKHLEDLHIKLSDGYLKGIVDLIFKANNKIYILDYKTNYLGKNQDDYNITNLENTIKKEYYDLQYKIYALGIKKILFKTKKEYNQKFGGIIYLFTRAFKDNIECLKSKSENGIYFNLPKFNDVDLDKIILELSIKR; this is encoded by the coding sequence ATGGACAAAATTCTAGAAAAAATTAAAAATAACACAGAAATATTAATAGAAGCATCAGCAGGCACCGGTAAAACCCACATACTTGAAAATGTGGTTATAAATTTAATAAAAACCAAGCTTTACTTCATAAATGAAATCTTGGTACTAACTTTTACAAAAAAAGCTACAGAAGAAATGCACACAAGAATACTAAAAGTAATAGAACATGCTTATTCTAATTCAAAAACAAATGAAATTTTAAAAGAAGCTTATGAACAGTCAAAAAAACTCTTTATATCAACAATTAATAAATTTGCATTGCATGCCTTAAATAATTTTCAAATCGAAACAGAAAATTACTCCAAATATAAACCTAAAGAAAAATTTTCAAAAGAAATAGATGAAATAGTTTATGACTTTTTAAGAAAATCAGACAGCTTGCTTCAAACTCTTGATATTAAAGACTACGAACTCAAAGTATTTAAATCTGATGCTAAAAAAACAGAAGAAATCGTTCTAAAAATAAAAAAAGCTTACGAAAGAGATACCACTAAAGAGCTTGGAGATTGGCTTAAAACTCAAAGGGCATTTGAAAGCATTCTTCTTAAAAAGGAAGAACTGATCAAAGATTACAACAAAATAATAGAAGATTTAGATGAAATGACAAAAGATGAAATATTAAGTTTTTATAATAAACATATTCAAACTGCTAAACTTGAAATAAAATACTCTAAAGAAAACGACATATTCAAAATAACAGAAACATTATTAAAAAATAAATTTTTTTCAACTCTAGTAGAAAAAGAAACTAAAAAAAATTCTAAATTATCGTCTAAAGAGCTTAAAATCAAAAATGATTTGATCCGTTTGGGAATTAATATTAAGCACGAAAAATATAAATCAGAGGACAATAGAAATAAAAATAGAAACAATTTAAAACAATATGTTCTTTTAAAAGTTGAATACAAAATACTAAAGTATATAGAAAAAGAACTAGAAAAAACTATTAAATCCACAAACACAATAGATCAAAATTACATAATTTCAAATTTAAAAAATCACTTAAAATCAAAAGACAAAAAGCTTTTAAATGCAATCAAAAATCGATATAAAATCATTTTAATTGATGAGGCGCAAGATTTAAGCTTAATACAAATTGAAATATTTAAAATATTAAAAACAGCAGGAATAAAATTGATATTCATAGCCGATCCAAAACAGATAATATATTCCTTCAGAAAAGCTGACATTTCATTTTATAACAAAGAAATAAAAAATAAAATTAACACAGACGCTAGAATTGTACTAAAAATAAATCACAGATCAAGTAGAAAACTCATAAGGCCTTTGAATAAAATTTTTAATAATATATACAATAATGCAATAGCCGATGAAATTGAAAAAATTGAATTTACCAATTCAGTTCCAAATCAAAAAAACGACAATAATAAAATTGTCATCAACGGACAAGAATTAGAAGGAATCAACATAATAACCACAAATACAGAAACCGAAGAAGACATTTACCAAAAAACAGCATTAACAATAAAATATTTGCTTGCATATGGAAAAATTGCTGAGAACAATAAAATTAGAAACATCAAAATGCAAGACATTAAAGTACTTTGCAGAGGAAAAAATGAAATCAATTTAATAGATAAAGCATTAAAAAAAGAGCAAATCCAAACAAGCAAAACTCAAGAACAATTTTTAAAAACCAAAGAATTTAACGAAATTTTCTATATTATTAAGTGCTTAGATCGAAAACAAAGTTTTAACCCCCTAAATTATATTCTAAGCAGTAAAATATTAAATGTACCGTGGAATTTACAAAGAATTTTAATCAAACAAGACAAAATTAACCTTATAGAAGAATTTATTGAAAATATAATAGCTTTGCTTGAAAAAAATGAAATAACATTATTAAATGCAATTAACAAAATCGCACTTGAAAAAAACTTGTGGATCAAGATTGCAAATATCACCAAAGATCAAAAAATTATCGAATGGGCAAAAAATAAAATAAATTACAAAGGTCTTCTCATTAAAGAAGGTAAGCTTGAAAATTTAAAAACCTATGAAACAACACTTGATATCATCTCTAAAATATATCATAAAGAACAAAACATACAATCTCTAATCTCTACTTTAGAAAGCCTAATAATAAACGAAGAGCCTGAAGAAATAGAAGAAAAAACCAGCAATATAAATAATGACAATGAATCCATAGAGCTCATAACAATACACAAATCAAAAGGACTTGGCATGAATATTGTGTTCTTAATCAACACAACTCCAATAGAAAATAGCAATTTTTTTTCAAAAAAAAATCAATTTTACAAATTTTATCAAGACGGAAAAATTGAATATGATTTTTTTAAATTGGAAGAAAATAAAAAACATGCAAGACTAAAAATACTAAGCGAAGAAAAAAATATATTTTATGTGGGAGCAACAAGAGCTAAGTTTGCTCTTTTTATTACAAAAATAAATAGCATAACTAGCAAATTATTAGAAATAGCAAAAATTTTTACTATAGACGATATCAAACATGACTTTAACATATATGAATTTATTGGCCAAAAGAGGTCCAATAAAAAAAAAGACAATACAAATGTAAATACAAAATTAATTCCACCAAAACCAATAGTTAAAAACATGTTTAAAAAAGAATATACATCTAGTTTTTCAAGTTTAACAGCACAAGCTCATCATAAAGCATTTTATGAAGACTATGATTTTAAAAATATTGACTACAAAAAAGAACCGGAACTTGATTACGAGCCTGGATTAGAAGAGACTTTGCCCAAAGGAAAAGATAGTGGAAACATTCTACATGCCGCTATGGAGGAAATAATCTTTAGCACAGCAAAAGATACATTCGACAATTTTAAAAAAATTAACATTGAAATTATTGAAAAACAAATACAAAAAATTAACTCAAGCCTCAATACAATAGAAATACAAAATTCATTAACTAAAATGATTTATAACATACTAACTTATAATATAAAAGCAATTAATTCTCGTCTGTGTGATATTGAAGAATTACAAAAAGAAATGGAATTTTTAATAAAAATAAATCCTGAATTTCAAAAACAAAAATACCTTTTTGACAAACATCTTGAAGATCTTCACATAAAACTAAGTGATGGATATTTAAAAGGAATAGTAGATCTCATATTTAAAGCTAATAATAAAATATATATCCTAGATTACAAAACAAACTATCTTGGAAAAAATCAAGATGATTATAATATAACAAATTTAGAAAATACGATAAAAAAGGAATATTATGATTTGCAATATAAAATATATGCTCTTGGAATAAAAAAAATATTATTTAAAACCAAAAAAGAATATAATCAAAAATTTGGTGGAATAATATATCTTTTTACAAGAGCATTTAAAGATAATATTGAATGCTTAAAATCAAAATCTGAAAATGGTATTTATTTTAATCTTCCAAAATTTAATGACGTAGATTTAGACAAAATCATCTTAGAGCTAAGCATTAAAAGGTAA